The following are from one region of the Pelagibius sp. CAU 1746 genome:
- a CDS encoding GNAT family N-acetyltransferase, whose product MTLPDTSADTSIQLVGLDETFELRRAVLRPWMTPAEAAAPYIAADDHFHVGALQGGKVVSTAGFMAEAQPDYTEVFGPAQWRLRGMASDPSVQGKGLGGRVLEFGVEELARRLAARGEDGAVVWCNGRTVAQTFYERHGFQAIGALFETPRTGTHYVFWRKVEVGPSGGI is encoded by the coding sequence ATGACCCTGCCAGATACCTCCGCCGACACCTCCATCCAGCTCGTCGGTCTCGACGAGACCTTCGAACTGCGCCGCGCCGTGCTGCGCCCCTGGATGACGCCGGCCGAAGCGGCGGCGCCCTATATCGCAGCGGACGATCATTTCCATGTCGGCGCGCTGCAGGGTGGAAAGGTGGTCAGCACCGCCGGCTTCATGGCCGAGGCGCAGCCGGACTACACCGAGGTCTTCGGCCCCGCGCAATGGCGCCTGCGTGGTATGGCGAGCGACCCTTCAGTGCAAGGAAAGGGTCTCGGCGGCCGGGTTCTGGAATTCGGTGTCGAGGAACTGGCCCGGCGGCTGGCGGCGCGCGGCGAGGACGGCGCCGTCGTGTGGTGCAACGGGCGCACCGTCGCGCAGACCTTCTATGAGCGCCACGGCTTCCAGGCCATCGGCGCGCTTTTCGAGACGCCGCGCACCGGAACGCACTACGTGTTCTGGCGCAAGGTGGAGGTGGGGCCTTCGGGCGGAATCTAA
- a CDS encoding alpha/beta hydrolase, with protein sequence MDTPLAAKAHLLTDFRVASGKATLEGVEADGAAGPAAVFLHAGVADKRMWEAQLAALAGSRRAVAYDRRGFGATRYSPEIFSQVDDLLAVLDQRGIDRAVLVGCSQGGRIAIDFALTYPDRVAGLFLVAPAVTGAPSPEDFPPPVEALLQLMEEAEEDEDLERLNLLEAWMWLDGPGSEEGRVGGALRELFLTMNGAALYAEDPGRETNPAAFPVAYSRLADLQTPAQVIWGDGDFPHIQQRCVHLVQALPQATGSVIPGTAHLPNLEQPEAFNESLRDFLEGL encoded by the coding sequence ATGGACACGCCGCTCGCAGCGAAAGCGCATCTCTTGACGGATTTCCGGGTGGCCAGTGGCAAGGCCACGCTGGAGGGTGTCGAAGCCGACGGTGCCGCCGGTCCCGCCGCGGTCTTCCTGCACGCCGGCGTCGCCGACAAGCGCATGTGGGAGGCGCAGCTCGCCGCGCTTGCCGGGTCGCGCCGCGCCGTTGCCTACGACCGCCGCGGCTTCGGAGCTACACGCTACAGTCCCGAGATCTTCTCCCAGGTCGACGACCTGTTGGCGGTGCTGGACCAGCGTGGCATCGACAGGGCCGTGCTGGTGGGCTGCTCCCAGGGCGGGCGCATCGCCATCGACTTTGCTCTCACCTACCCGGACCGCGTGGCCGGCCTCTTTCTGGTCGCTCCGGCGGTGACCGGCGCACCTTCGCCGGAGGATTTCCCGCCGCCGGTCGAGGCGCTGCTGCAGCTGATGGAGGAAGCCGAGGAGGACGAAGACCTCGAGCGCCTGAACCTCCTGGAAGCCTGGATGTGGCTCGACGGTCCGGGCAGCGAGGAAGGCCGCGTCGGCGGCGCGCTGCGCGAGCTCTTCCTGACCATGAACGGCGCGGCGCTCTATGCCGAGGATCCGGGGCGCGAGACCAACCCCGCCGCCTTTCCGGTGGCCTACTCCCGCCTCGCCGACCTGCAGACGCCGGCCCAGGTGATCTGGGGCGACGGCGACTTTCCGCATATCCAGCAGCGTTGCGTCCACCTGGTCCAGGCCCTGCCCCAGGCAACCGGCAGCGTCATCCCCGGCACCGCCCACCTGCCCAACCTGGAACAGCCGGAAGCCTTCAACGAAAGCCTGCGGGATTTCCTGGAAGGGCTTTGA
- a CDS encoding histidine triad nucleotide-binding protein, with protein sequence MAYDDGNIFAKILRGEIPCNKVYEDDHVLAFHDIQPQTKVHVLVIPKGAYVSFADFSEKASEAEITGFFRAAGRIARDLGLDGDGYRILANTGVHGHQEVPHFHLHLFGGQPLGYMIKPPQV encoded by the coding sequence ATGGCCTACGACGACGGCAACATCTTTGCAAAGATCCTGCGCGGTGAGATTCCCTGCAACAAGGTCTACGAGGACGATCACGTCCTAGCCTTTCACGACATCCAGCCGCAAACCAAGGTGCATGTGCTGGTCATTCCCAAGGGCGCCTACGTCTCCTTCGCGGACTTCTCGGAAAAGGCCTCGGAGGCTGAGATCACCGGCTTCTTCCGCGCCGCGGGCAGGATCGCCAGGGACCTGGGCCTCGACGGCGACGGCTACCGCATCCTCGCCAACACCGGCGTCCACGGTCACCAGGAGGTGCCGCACTTCCACCTCCACCTCTTCGGCGGCCAGCCTCTCGGCTACATGATCAAGCCGCCGCAGGTATGA
- a CDS encoding phosphoribosyl-ATP diphosphatase has translation MSKDALNGSLLDALYRVIESRRGADPESSYTAKLLHRGPAKICQKVGEEAVETIIEGAQGRKDGVVGESADLLYHLLVLWAANGVKPADVWAALEARQGTSGLAEKASRTKE, from the coding sequence ATGTCCAAGGATGCTCTGAACGGTTCGCTTCTCGATGCGCTCTACCGGGTGATCGAAAGCCGCCGCGGCGCCGATCCGGAAAGCTCCTACACCGCGAAGCTGCTGCACCGCGGCCCGGCCAAGATCTGCCAGAAGGTCGGCGAGGAAGCGGTGGAGACCATCATCGAGGGCGCGCAGGGCCGCAAGGATGGCGTGGTCGGCGAGTCCGCCGACCTGCTGTATCACCTCTTGGTGCTCTGGGCGGCCAACGGCGTGAAACCGGCCGATGTCTGGGCGGCGCTGGAAGCGCGTCAGGGCACTTCCGGCCTTGCCGAGAAAGCATCGCGCACGAAAGAATAG
- the hisF gene encoding imidazole glycerol phosphate synthase subunit HisF — MLSVRVIPCLDVKDGRVVKGVNFVGLRDAGDPVEQAQVYDAAGADELCFLDITASHEDRGILLDVVQRTAEHCFMPLTVGGGVRTLEDIRRLLLAGADKVSINTAAVHNPDFVREAAEKFGSQCIVVAVDAKSVGPEKFEIFTHGGRKETGIDAVEWSRRMCALGAGEILLTSMDRDGTKEGYNLPLTRAVSDAVPVPVIASGGVGTLEHLAEGVIEGHASAVLAASIFHFGTYSIAEAKACLAAHGLPVRPVEPQAA, encoded by the coding sequence ATGCTCTCCGTGCGCGTCATCCCCTGCTTGGACGTGAAGGACGGCCGCGTGGTCAAGGGCGTGAACTTCGTCGGCCTGCGCGACGCCGGCGATCCCGTCGAGCAGGCCCAGGTCTACGACGCCGCCGGCGCCGACGAGCTCTGCTTTCTCGACATCACCGCCAGTCACGAGGACCGCGGCATCCTGCTCGACGTGGTGCAGCGCACCGCCGAGCACTGCTTCATGCCGCTGACCGTGGGCGGCGGCGTGCGCACTCTGGAGGACATCCGCCGGCTCCTGCTGGCCGGCGCCGACAAGGTCTCCATCAACACCGCCGCCGTGCACAACCCGGACTTCGTGCGCGAGGCGGCGGAGAAGTTCGGCAGCCAGTGCATCGTCGTCGCCGTCGATGCGAAGTCCGTGGGACCGGAGAAGTTCGAGATCTTCACCCACGGCGGGCGCAAGGAAACCGGCATCGACGCGGTGGAGTGGTCGCGGCGCATGTGCGCGCTCGGCGCCGGCGAGATCCTGCTCACCTCCATGGACCGCGACGGCACCAAGGAAGGCTATAACCTGCCCCTGACCCGCGCGGTCTCCGACGCGGTGCCGGTGCCGGTCATCGCCTCGGGCGGCGTCGGCACCCTGGAGCATTTGGCCGAGGGTGTCATCGAAGGTCATGCCTCGGCCGTGCTGGCCGCTTCCATCTTCCACTTCGGCACCTACTCCATCGCCGAGGCCAAGGCCTGCCTCGCCGCGCACGGCCTGCCCGTGCGTCCGGTCGAACCGCAGGCCGCCTAG